One window of Marinococcus sp. PL1-022 genomic DNA carries:
- a CDS encoding TetR/AcrR family transcriptional regulator yields the protein MNGFERRKQRMQETIKRTVLELLQHTDPRHLRISDISAAANISQVSIYNHFESKDALVRASLRMFYEQYVEEMERMVEEEPSFVTLVRRIIFIKEEATATYSFDRLYAWMIQDPEMKAVIDELARTRIQPLLMTIVHQARKNGEIHDQYPDELILFHLRSFQQQADELMALRRTYPNDEAFFEDIMGLFFYGLAGQAPEHQ from the coding sequence ATGAATGGATTTGAGCGACGTAAGCAACGAATGCAGGAAACCATCAAACGAACGGTGCTGGAACTGTTGCAGCATACCGATCCGCGCCATTTACGGATCAGCGATATCAGTGCGGCGGCTAATATCTCCCAAGTCAGTATTTATAACCATTTTGAGAGTAAGGATGCTTTGGTTCGTGCATCGCTTCGCATGTTTTACGAGCAGTATGTGGAGGAGATGGAACGCATGGTAGAGGAAGAACCATCGTTTGTCACCCTGGTACGGCGCATCATTTTCATCAAGGAGGAAGCAACGGCTACGTATTCCTTTGATCGGTTGTATGCCTGGATGATTCAGGATCCTGAGATGAAAGCGGTGATTGACGAGCTGGCCCGTACCCGGATCCAACCGCTACTGATGACCATCGTTCATCAAGCCCGGAAGAATGGAGAAATTCATGACCAATACCCGGATGAACTGATTCTGTTTCATTTGCGCTCTTTTCAGCAGCAGGCGGATGAGCTCATGGCGCTTCGTCGGACGTATCCCAACGATGAAGCCTTTTTTGAAGATATCATGGGTTTGTTTTTTTACGGATTGGCCGGTCAGGCGCCTGAGCATCAATGA
- a CDS encoding helix-turn-helix domain-containing protein, whose translation MNNKKLTIIQEAIKLFSEKGIYATSIQEIADHSNVSKGTVYLYFSSKNDLILSSFQHTHEQMQRHIEHINEENLSAETKFYRSIHAYLKELQENRDMIIMNIREQSFIVDQQFFDLFQQTRAQSYEIDCKILLNMYGDAFAPYVFDGALLLESMRTSVSHLFLFDDTVLDVETLTWFVVRRMHELAYGMMQKEDTPLLQDSVFQLSRDSDPHQQQQRLRALLQEMQAVTTEISIPDTQKQEMNDILSFLLEEAQHTEIKTAVFKQLLLSFREYSGFSAPLQHIASLLNISFDQ comes from the coding sequence ATGAATAATAAAAAATTAACCATTATTCAAGAAGCGATCAAATTATTTTCCGAAAAAGGTATTTATGCCACGTCGATCCAGGAAATCGCGGATCATAGTAATGTGTCCAAAGGCACCGTGTATTTGTATTTTTCCTCCAAAAACGATTTGATCCTAAGCAGCTTTCAACATACGCATGAACAGATGCAAAGGCACATTGAACATATCAATGAAGAGAATCTTTCGGCAGAAACCAAGTTTTATCGGTCGATCCACGCCTACTTGAAAGAGTTACAAGAAAACCGGGATATGATTATCATGAATATTCGAGAACAGTCTTTTATCGTTGATCAGCAGTTCTTTGATCTGTTCCAACAAACAAGGGCGCAATCATATGAGATTGATTGTAAAATATTGTTAAACATGTACGGGGACGCTTTCGCTCCTTACGTTTTTGATGGCGCTTTACTGCTGGAATCCATGCGGACATCCGTAAGTCATCTCTTCTTGTTCGATGATACGGTGCTGGATGTCGAAACATTAACGTGGTTTGTGGTTCGACGGATGCATGAACTGGCTTATGGCATGATGCAGAAAGAAGATACGCCGTTGCTTCAGGATAGCGTATTTCAGTTGTCTCGTGATTCCGATCCTCATCAACAGCAACAACGACTTCGGGCATTGCTACAGGAGATGCAAGCAGTGACCACTGAAATATCAATTCCAGATACTCAAAAACAAGAAATGAACGACATTCTTTCTTTTTTATTGGAAGAAGCCCAACATACAGAAATAAAAACAGCTGTTTTTAAACAATTACTCCTAAGCTTTCGGGAATACTCCGGATTTTCCGCGCCCCTCCAACACATAGCATCCTTATTAAATATTTCTTTTGACCAGTAA
- a CDS encoding ABC transporter permease subunit: MNNALYWQMVKSKISIFGAFAIGSSLYVLLMGSIYPTIADNTEDLNRLLEIFPEALLNFIGLEALTNFDQFLSAEYYGLFFLFIAGAFSVWMGVQSLATLVDRGSMAYLLSTRVSRGQIAGTQALVLLTGLFLFLAFNFLAGYLAGQWFMEDANSLDVSSFLSINVGGFLLFFAISGYAFLISAVMNDERRALGVAGGLTFLFYALDVAGRLAPDMEWLRHLSLFSLYRPAELASTTGDFWGPFLILTAIGVALFAGAISIFRHRNLPL, encoded by the coding sequence ATGAACAACGCGCTGTACTGGCAGATGGTCAAATCAAAAATCAGTATCTTTGGGGCCTTTGCGATCGGATCCTCGCTGTATGTCCTCCTGATGGGTTCCATCTATCCAACCATTGCCGATAATACCGAGGACTTGAACCGGCTGTTGGAGATCTTCCCGGAAGCGCTTCTTAACTTTATCGGCTTGGAAGCCCTGACGAACTTTGATCAGTTTTTATCCGCCGAATACTATGGGCTGTTTTTCCTTTTTATTGCCGGAGCCTTCAGCGTGTGGATGGGCGTACAGTCCCTTGCGACTCTGGTGGATCGTGGCTCCATGGCGTATCTGTTATCAACCCGGGTCAGCCGAGGACAAATTGCCGGTACGCAGGCACTGGTCTTACTGACCGGTCTGTTTCTGTTCCTTGCCTTCAACTTTTTGGCTGGGTATCTGGCCGGCCAATGGTTTATGGAAGACGCAAACTCGTTGGATGTTAGCTCATTTCTCTCGATTAACGTTGGTGGCTTTTTGCTTTTCTTTGCCATCAGTGGCTATGCGTTTCTCATTTCGGCTGTCATGAACGACGAACGGCGAGCATTAGGTGTAGCCGGCGGCCTAACCTTTTTGTTTTATGCTCTGGATGTGGCTGGAAGACTCGCTCCCGACATGGAGTGGCTCCGTCACCTCAGCCTGTTTTCACTTTACCGTCCCGCGGAACTGGCCAGCACCACGGGCGACTTCTGGGGGCCCTTTTTGATCTTAACCGCGATCGGGGTGGCACTATTCGCTGGAGCGATTAGCATTTTTCGCCATCGCAATCTGCCCCTGTAA
- a CDS encoding ABC transporter ATP-binding protein, producing the protein MIHVQHLTRLFPNGKGIQDVSFEVSEGEVFGFLGPNGAGKSTTIRHLLGYMKPQKGHASIAGYDTWREQQEARDRIGYLPGEMAFLENMTGRQFLDLMARMQGNQNSQRQRELMDRLQLDPKVPIRKMSKGMKQKVGIVATFMHDPSVYILDEPTSGLDPLMQQTFIALVLEEKARGKTFLMSSHSFPEIERTSDRAAIIKDGRIIDIRNVHDLQAMQRKQFDLTLKNKDDLARIYHKDLTVVDQLSELVVRVEVQNDYQKFFRRLSDVDMANIAVSEQNLEDIFLDYYQHSPKETPL; encoded by the coding sequence ATGATTCACGTGCAGCACCTTACCCGGTTGTTTCCCAATGGGAAAGGCATCCAAGACGTTTCCTTTGAGGTATCGGAGGGCGAAGTGTTTGGGTTTTTGGGACCGAATGGCGCCGGCAAATCAACTACAATCCGTCACCTGCTCGGCTACATGAAGCCCCAAAAGGGCCACGCGAGCATTGCTGGTTATGATACCTGGCGGGAACAGCAGGAAGCCCGGGATCGTATAGGCTATTTGCCGGGAGAAATGGCGTTTTTGGAAAACATGACGGGGCGCCAATTTCTTGATTTGATGGCCCGGATGCAGGGGAACCAGAACTCTCAGCGTCAACGGGAATTGATGGATCGACTGCAATTGGACCCGAAGGTCCCCATTCGAAAAATGTCTAAAGGGATGAAACAAAAGGTCGGTATTGTCGCCACCTTTATGCATGATCCCTCGGTCTATATTCTGGATGAACCCACCTCAGGGCTGGATCCGTTGATGCAGCAGACGTTCATTGCGCTCGTCCTGGAAGAAAAAGCGCGGGGCAAGACGTTTCTGATGTCCTCCCACAGCTTTCCGGAAATTGAACGCACCAGTGACCGGGCGGCGATTATCAAAGACGGTCGCATTATCGATATCCGCAATGTGCATGACCTGCAGGCCATGCAGCGCAAACAATTCGATTTAACATTGAAAAACAAAGACGATCTCGCTCGGATCTACCATAAAGACCTTACAGTCGTCGATCAGTTATCAGAGCTGGTCGTCCGGGTGGAAGTGCAGAACGACTATCAAAAATTCTTTCGCCGGCTTTCCGATGTGGATATGGCTAACATCGCCGTCAGCGAACAAAACCTGGAAGACATTTTTCTCGATTATTACCAGCACTCCCCGAAGGAGACCCCGTTATGA